The Bdellovibrionota bacterium genome includes a region encoding these proteins:
- a CDS encoding HU family DNA-binding protein, translating into MNKAELVEKVAKQTSMTKAHIESVLDSVVDTITKSVKKGEEVKLVGFGTFSKAKRKARTGRNPNTGKEIQIPATWTPKFKPGSDFKSLVK; encoded by the coding sequence ATGAATAAAGCAGAACTAGTAGAAAAGGTTGCAAAACAAACTTCTATGACCAAAGCACATATTGAGTCGGTGCTTGATTCTGTTGTTGATACCATCACGAAATCCGTTAAAAAAGGTGAAGAAGTAAAACTCGTTGGTTTTGGTACATTCTCCAAAGCAAAAAGAAAAGCCCGCACTGGCCGCAATCCAAACACAGGAAAAGAAATCCAAATTCCTGCGACTTGGACTCCTAAATTTAAGCCAGGTTCAGACTTCAAAAGTCTTGTTAAGTAG
- a CDS encoding DNA gyrase inhibitor YacG → MQVPCPKCRKLVEYHGNEFRPFCSERCRVIDLGDWADGKYAIPLYKTENDDIEDREEKNSEEDQE, encoded by the coding sequence ATGCAAGTACCATGTCCTAAATGTAGAAAACTCGTTGAATATCATGGCAACGAGTTTCGTCCGTTTTGCTCTGAAAGATGTAGAGTAATTGATCTGGGCGATTGGGCCGACGGAAAATATGCAATTCCCTTATATAAAACTGAGAACGACGATATCGAAGATCGCGAAGAAAAAAACTCCGAAGAAGATCAAGAATAA